In the genome of Planctomycetaceae bacterium, the window CGCAAGGCCGCGAAAGCGGTAAGCGTCCCAACGCAGATAAAATCTCCGCCAAGTACCGGCGCAAATGACGCGTCAGGGAAAGAACGGGGAGTGCGGGATTAAGGGGATTGAGAGGATTAAGAGGATTAAGAGGGGAGTGTTGGCGGGCCAGCTCTTGTCTGGCGCAGAGCGAAGACGGATGCTCGACGGGTTGTTCGGGTCTGAAAAACCGCGCGGGGCAAGCCCCGCCGCTAACATTGCTCGCCCGCGTCACATTGTGCACGTTAGCGGTCGAACTTGTTCGACGCGGTTGTTTCCCCCAAGAAATGCGCCGCAAAGTTTTAGGCGCCGCATCTTCTTCCAGCGTCTCAACGTTCAAACTTCACCGTTATCTTCGTTCGCAAAAGCCCGCCGACCCGGGCGAATCCCATCCATTCTTTGCCGCGAGAATTTCTTACCCGAATTCTGTAGAGGCTGTCTGAACTCCATCGGCGAAACGTGAAGGGCCCGCCAAAGAAGAACCGATACCTGCAGTCAATAATCTCCAACTTGTGTTGTGCAGCCCAGGCATATAGTGCGGCCCTGCGGATCTTCGTTCTGCGAAAGGTCCTGTGCTCGCCAGCCTGTTCCTTTACCCGAGCCGTCATAGGTAACGATATTCAACTTCAGATCGTTCTTCATGTCCAGCCTGCAGGTACCGGCGGCCTTACGGGCATCACGGTGGGTTGAACCTATATCGTTGTTTCTTCCGAATTGGCCAACCGTGGAGCCCGCAAATGCCAAAAACATTCCTCTTTGCCGTCTTGATCGTCCTATCCGTCTCGTGCCTCTGCGCGACGGCTGCCGAAATCCATGTTGCGCCCGACGGTAATGACGCCAACGACGGTTCCAAGGCCAAGCCGCTGGCCAGCGTCACCGCTGCGCGCGATGCGGTGCGCAAGCTTGTGGCCGCGGGGCTGACCGAAGACGTCAAGGTGCTTATCGCGCCGGGGCGGTATTACTTGCCGCAAGGGCTGGTGCTTGGCCCGCAGGACAGCGGCAGCGAGAAGTTCAGCATCACCTACGCCGGTGTGGGCGAGAAGGCCCCGGTGCTCATTGGTGGGCGCAAGGTCACAGGCTTCAACAATATGCCGGATGCCATCCAGGTCATGCCGCCTCTGCCGCAGGCCGCCGGGAATAACGTCTACAAAGGGTCGCTAGGGGGAGCCACCAAGAGCTTGGTCGCACAGGAAGACGGCGTGCGCCTGACGCTGGCGCGAGAACCCAACACGGGCTATGCCCGCGCTAGTGGCGGACGCGGCACGAGCATCAGCTACGGCGGCGATACGTACAAGATGCTCGCCGGCGGCAAGTTTCCCGACGCTGTGGTGGCTGTCTGGCCGGATTGGGGTTGGGACTGCCGGGTTACGGGCCTGGCCTCGGCCGGAGTGGGGCAAGTCGCGTTGACCAAGGATGTCGGGACGATCAAACGGAACAACCGCTTCTACGTGATGAATGCCGTGCCGTTGCTGGACAGCCCCGGTGAGTGCGTGATGGATACAACCAGCGGGCGCATGTACGTCTGGCCGACGAAGGGCACGGCCGAGGGCAAGCTGTACGAGATCGCCACGGCTGACAATGTCGTGCTGATCAAGGGCGGCAAGGACAAGCCCGTGCGCAACGTGCACTTCGCGAACCTGGACATGATGCTCGCCAACGCAGACGGCGTGTTCATCGCCGACGCTCAGGACTGCTCGATTCGCGGCTGTCTGATTGAGAATACCTGGGAGCGCGGCGTGTGGGTCAAGGGCGTCAACCGCGGCGTTATGATCGCCGATTGCGAGATCCGCAACGTCGGACGCGACTGCGTGGGCCTGACGGGCGAGGGCATGACGGCGACGGAGGTCAGCACGGCCAACGTCGTCGAGAACTGCCACCTGCACCACGGCGGCGTGATTTTCACGCAGGGGGCGGGCGTGCAGATCTATTTCAGCGGGCACAACCGCGTCGAGCACAACCACATTCACGACTTCGCCCGCTACGCGGTGTCGGTCAAGGCGTTCTCGACGCGCAAGACCAAGCGGCGCGACTACGACAAGCTGCACGCGCGAAACAACACCATCGCCTACAACCACATGCACCACGTCTGCCAGGACAGCGACGACTGCGGGGCCATCGAGAGCTGGGGCCCGGGCAAGAGCAACGTGTACGATCACAATCTCATCCACGACAGCGGCGCCGGCGGGCTGCAGTTCGGCATTTATCTCGACGACGCCACCGATGACTCGACCGTCAGCAACAACGTGATCTATGGCGTCAAGGGCGGGCGGTTCTCGGCCGTCATCTGCGCCAAGGGCATCGGCAACCGCATCGTCAATAACGTGCTGGTCAGCGCCGGCGTGCAGGCGGTGCTGCGCAGCAAGGCATCGGTTTCGTCGCACGACCAGGTCATCACGCACAACATCTTTTACATTGATGCCGGCTCGGCCGTCTTCGACCTTTACGACTGGAATTCCAACCGCTTCAAGACCTGCGACAACAACGTGTACTTCAATCCCAAGGGCGGGCTGAGGAACATCGGCAAGGGCCCGGGCTTCGGGGCGGTCAAAGGCGCCAACAGCATCGAGGCAGACCCGCTATTCACCGACGCGGCCGCGCGCGATTACAGTCTCAAGAGCGATTCGCCGGCGCTGAAGATCGGGATCAAATCCATCGACCTGCGCAATGTCGGTTTGACAGAGAAGTTTCCGAAACGGCTCGCACGGCAGTAGAATCACAACATCGGATGGTTGGATGGGTGGATGATTGGATGGATGTGGTTCCCCAATCATGCATCCATCCAACCATCCAATCCTGCTGACGGAGAGGTTCCATGCAGCACTGCCGGATCATAGGCCTGTCTATTCTGCTCTGGGGTGCTTGCGCTTGGGGTGCCGATTGGCCTCAGTGGCGGGGCGACTCGGGGCATCGCGGCGTTGGCGCCGAGCAACTGCCTGCTCAGCTTCATCTGCAATGGACGCGGCAATACAGCCCGCGCGTGCAGACGTGGGACAACGCCCTGACCAACGACCTGATCACTAACGACCAGATCTTCGAGCCGGTCATCGCCGGCGGGCGGATGTTCCTGAGCTTTAACGACTGCGACAAGATCGTCGCCATCGACCTGGCCACGGGCAAGGAAGCCTGGACCTTCTACACCGAAGGCCCCGTGCGCCTCCCGCCTGCCGTCGGCGACGGCAAGGTATACGTTGCAAGCGATGACGGCTGGCTCTACTGCCTCGATGCGGCCACTGGCAAAGAAGAGTGGCGCCACCGCGGCGGCCCGTCTGCCCGCAAGTGCATCGGCAACGGGCGGATGATCTCGCTGTGGCCGGTCCGCGGCGGGCCCGTCGTCCACGACGGCGTTGTCTACTACGCCGCGGGGGTCTGGCCGTTCGTGGGCGTGTTTATCCACGCGCTGGATTCAAAGACGGGCAAGCCCCTCTGGGTCAACGACACCACCGGCTCGATGTACACGCTCCAGGGTCACGCGGCCGCCGCGTTCGCCGGCGTCGCGCCCCAGGGCGGCCTGGCCGTTGCGGGCGACAAGCTGCTCGTTCCCGGCGGGCGGACGCTCCCTGCCGTGCTCGACCGCCGCGACGGAAAGATGCTTTACTACGAGGCCTCGGGCGTGGCCGGCGGGGGCGGGTCGTTCGTGATGGCCGACGCCGCCCGCGCCTGGACGCGCACAAGCAAACGCGGGGTGCGGACCATCAGTCTGGCCGATCAGAAATCCGGACCCGCCTACCACGGCGAGCCTGTCGTCGAGGGCGACACGATCTACATCTACGGCGGCGCCGTCGAAGCCGACAAGCCCGCGCGCCAGGTCGTGCAGGCCATCGGCCCGCGGCCATGGGAAATCGAAGCCGACGCCACGGGCGATCTGATCAAGTCCGGCAGCCGCCTCTATGCGGCAGGCAAGGATAAGATCATCGCCATCGACCTGCCCGCGACGGCGGCTGACAAGCCTCGCATCTCCTGGTCCGCGCCGGTCAGCGGCACGGTGATGCGCCTGCTGGCCGGCGGCGGGCGCCTGGTGGCGGTGACGCTCGAAGGGCAAGTGATGGTATTCGGCGCTGCCGGCGGCGCCGGCGAGGTGATTGCCGTCTCGCCGCGCCCGCTGACGCCCTCGCCGGCGAAGATCGAGGCGGCAAAAGCAATGCTCGCTCGCACCTCGCAGCCGGCGGGCTTCGCACTGGTCTTTGGCATCGACGACATCGAGTTGCTGGCCGCCTTGGCCCAGCAGTCGGCCCTCAAGATTGTGGCCGTCGATCCGGATGAGAGCGTCGTCGCCGCCGCTCGCAAGCGGCTCGACGAGGCCGGTCTGTACGGGCGCATTGCCGTGGCACAGGCCAGGCCCGAGGAGTTCAAGGCTCCGCCGTATGTGGCGTCCTTGATCGTGACAGGCAAGGCTGTCGCCGGCGCCGTCCGCAACCGCGACGGGCAGACGTTCCAGGCGATCTATCAATCGCTGCGGCCATATGGCGGAGCGATGGTGATCGCGCCGCCGGATGGTCCCAACTGGACCTACCGTAGCGGCGCCGCCGTGCCAATCCAAAAGGACCCGCAATGGCTCTACCGCAATGGCCCGCTCAAAGGCAGCGGGGACTGGACCGGTCAGTACGCCGATGCGGGCAACACCGTCATGTCGGCCGATTCGCTGGTGAAGTTGCCGCTGGCGCCGCTGTGGTTCGGCGGGCCTGCCAATGCGCGGATTCTCTCGCGGCACGGTCGCGGTCCGCCCGAGCAGGTCGCCGGCGGGCGCGTGGTGATCGAGGGCGTCGGCGGGCTGACGTGCTACGACGCCTACACCGGCACGATCCTGTGGGATTACGACTTTGGCCCCGACGCCAGAACGGCCTACGCGCTGTACTGGGATGATACCGACGCGACCGAACAGGGCGCCATGATGGGCGCCAACGTGCGCGGGACCAATTACGTCATTACCGACAGCGAAGTGTACGTGGCGCTGGGCAGCGTCTGCCGCGTGCTCGACGCCGCTAGCGGAAAGCTCACGCGCACGATTGAGATGCCCAAGACCGACGACGGTAAGAGCCCCGAGTGGGGGTTCATCGGTCTCTACGACGGACTGCTCATCGGCGGGCAGGGGTTCGCCGATTACTCGGCCCTGCTGGCCCGCGCGGGTGAGAGCAAACCGCTCTGGAACACGTACAACGCCCCGATGGACAAATCCGCCAGCCGCGGCCTGGTCGTCTTTCGCGCCGCTGACGGCAAGGTGCTCTGGAAGACCAGCGCCGCCAGCAGTTTCATCCATAACGCCATCGTGGCCGGCGGCGGGCGGATCTACTGCCTGGACAAGCTGCCGGCCGAAGTGGCCGCGGCGTTGGCGCGTCGCGGCCGCAAGGAGAGCGTCGAGTATCGCATTGCGGCTTTCGACGCCCGCAGCGGCAAGGAACTCTGGCAGGCCAAGGGGGACATCTTCGGCTCGTGGCTGTCGTATTCTGCCGCTCACGACGTGCTGCTGCAGGCGACGGACTTCAACGGCGCGCGTGCGATGGGCGACCGCGGCAACGCGGGCATGGTCGCCTATCGCGGCAAAGACGGCGGCGTGCTGTGGAAGAATCTCGACCGGCGCTACATGGGCCCGGTGATCCTGCGCGGCGAGACGATCCTCACCAACGGGCGGTTCTACGCCAAATCGGCCGGGGCGATCGGCCTGCTCGACGGCACGGAAGTGCAGTTGCCCAACCCGATCAGCGGTCAGAGCGAGCCGTGGCTGATCAGCCGCAGCTACGGCTGCAACTACGCCGTGGGCAGCGAGCACCTGCTGACGTTCCGCTCGGCGTCGGCGGGATATTACGATTTGGCGACGCGCGGCGGCACGGGCAACTTCGGCGGGTTCCGCAGCGGATGCACGGCCAATCTTGTTCCGGCCAACGGCGTGCTCAGCGCCCCGGACTACACGCGCGGCTGCTCGTGCGTGTACCAGAACCAGGCCTCACTGGCGATGGTGCATGCGCCGGATGTGGCGATGGAGCAGTGGACGGCCAACTACGGCGCGCTGAACTACTACGACTTCACGCAGTTCGAGCCGATCCCCCTGCGCGACCAGGTGAATCGCGTCGGGATCAACTTCGGCGCCCCCGGCGACCACGCTGCCGCCGACGGGACGCTCTGGCTCGACTGGCCGGCAGTGGGGGGTTCGTCGTACGACGTGCCGATCAAGCTGACGGCGGCAGACAACCAGAAGCCGCGCACGCACCGCCGCCACGAATCGGCCGTCGCCGGCGAGCTGCCGTTCGTAGCCGCCTCGTGCATCGAGTTTGCCGGCAGCATCGAGGTCGACCTGATGGCCGGCCTGCGCACACGGACGTATCCGGTGACTTTCGACAAGGCCGAGAAATTGCCGCTGGGGTCTGAGGTGATCGCAATGCGATTTGAGGGAATCGATCTGCCTGCCGAGGAGAAGATTATCGGCGCGTACGTGCAGTGTGCTTCCACGCGCGGTGGCACGCCCAAGGACCCGCCGGTCGAACTGACGATCCAGGCCGGCAGCGCCGGTCCTTCAGTGACGTGGACCGTGCCGGCCTGGGTGAGTCCCAACATGGACGGCCTCCTGCAGCGATCGAGCGACTTGA includes:
- a CDS encoding PQQ-binding-like beta-propeller repeat protein, with product MQHCRIIGLSILLWGACAWGADWPQWRGDSGHRGVGAEQLPAQLHLQWTRQYSPRVQTWDNALTNDLITNDQIFEPVIAGGRMFLSFNDCDKIVAIDLATGKEAWTFYTEGPVRLPPAVGDGKVYVASDDGWLYCLDAATGKEEWRHRGGPSARKCIGNGRMISLWPVRGGPVVHDGVVYYAAGVWPFVGVFIHALDSKTGKPLWVNDTTGSMYTLQGHAAAAFAGVAPQGGLAVAGDKLLVPGGRTLPAVLDRRDGKMLYYEASGVAGGGGSFVMADAARAWTRTSKRGVRTISLADQKSGPAYHGEPVVEGDTIYIYGGAVEADKPARQVVQAIGPRPWEIEADATGDLIKSGSRLYAAGKDKIIAIDLPATAADKPRISWSAPVSGTVMRLLAGGGRLVAVTLEGQVMVFGAAGGAGEVIAVSPRPLTPSPAKIEAAKAMLARTSQPAGFALVFGIDDIELLAALAQQSALKIVAVDPDESVVAAARKRLDEAGLYGRIAVAQARPEEFKAPPYVASLIVTGKAVAGAVRNRDGQTFQAIYQSLRPYGGAMVIAPPDGPNWTYRSGAAVPIQKDPQWLYRNGPLKGSGDWTGQYADAGNTVMSADSLVKLPLAPLWFGGPANARILSRHGRGPPEQVAGGRVVIEGVGGLTCYDAYTGTILWDYDFGPDARTAYALYWDDTDATEQGAMMGANVRGTNYVITDSEVYVALGSVCRVLDAASGKLTRTIEMPKTDDGKSPEWGFIGLYDGLLIGGQGFADYSALLARAGESKPLWNTYNAPMDKSASRGLVVFRAADGKVLWKTSAASSFIHNAIVAGGGRIYCLDKLPAEVAAALARRGRKESVEYRIAAFDARSGKELWQAKGDIFGSWLSYSAAHDVLLQATDFNGARAMGDRGNAGMVAYRGKDGGVLWKNLDRRYMGPVILRGETILTNGRFYAKSAGAIGLLDGTEVQLPNPISGQSEPWLISRSYGCNYAVGSEHLLTFRSASAGYYDLATRGGTGNFGGFRSGCTANLVPANGVLSAPDYTRGCSCVYQNQASLAMVHAPDVAMEQWTANYGALNYYDFTQFEPIPLRDQVNRVGINFGAPGDHAAADGTLWLDWPAVGGSSYDVPIKLTAADNQKPRTHRRHESAVAGELPFVAASCIEFAGSIEVDLMAGLRTRTYPVTFDKAEKLPLGSEVIAMRFEGIDLPAEEKIIGAYVQCASTRGGTPKDPPVELTIQAGSAGPSVTWTVPAWVSPNMDGLLQRSSDLTPLLQDLPGKKGAGIILNISGKGSREVWGSAAEKSLAPRLVVTTHRVLPAPPKYTVRLIFAKIAPQGGGCIFDVSVQGKKVLESFDVARESGGAFRSIVKEFKSVEVRDKLKIDLTPRTGTPLISGVEIIEETEIPPGAQR
- a CDS encoding right-handed parallel beta-helix repeat-containing protein yields the protein MPKTFLFAVLIVLSVSCLCATAAEIHVAPDGNDANDGSKAKPLASVTAARDAVRKLVAAGLTEDVKVLIAPGRYYLPQGLVLGPQDSGSEKFSITYAGVGEKAPVLIGGRKVTGFNNMPDAIQVMPPLPQAAGNNVYKGSLGGATKSLVAQEDGVRLTLAREPNTGYARASGGRGTSISYGGDTYKMLAGGKFPDAVVAVWPDWGWDCRVTGLASAGVGQVALTKDVGTIKRNNRFYVMNAVPLLDSPGECVMDTTSGRMYVWPTKGTAEGKLYEIATADNVVLIKGGKDKPVRNVHFANLDMMLANADGVFIADAQDCSIRGCLIENTWERGVWVKGVNRGVMIADCEIRNVGRDCVGLTGEGMTATEVSTANVVENCHLHHGGVIFTQGAGVQIYFSGHNRVEHNHIHDFARYAVSVKAFSTRKTKRRDYDKLHARNNTIAYNHMHHVCQDSDDCGAIESWGPGKSNVYDHNLIHDSGAGGLQFGIYLDDATDDSTVSNNVIYGVKGGRFSAVICAKGIGNRIVNNVLVSAGVQAVLRSKASVSSHDQVITHNIFYIDAGSAVFDLYDWNSNRFKTCDNNVYFNPKGGLRNIGKGPGFGAVKGANSIEADPLFTDAAARDYSLKSDSPALKIGIKSIDLRNVGLTEKFPKRLARQ